A window from Bdellovibrionales bacterium encodes these proteins:
- a CDS encoding GTP cyclohydrolase II: protein MKRSAHVILTSHSQHVFKDSLPIHWGAKNPTERGPIIGSLTDTKKRNAIGTHSGSYAVYRALSIAQGKYSTRHKPDLNNTESPVKVGPFPSWSDPDKMVSIDPWGLDVPIHFKKFYDEGYDVRPTIAVTQAHLQIPEIHDAIDAGRLHIDGKIIKENRDIRVTKVALEPVWYLPGIAKRLGVDEGELRKILFQETGGMFPELVTRPDIKVMLPPIGSTTVYIFGDLHDLSKPDVELTCRVHDECNGSDVFGSDICTCRPYLIYGIEDAARTAQRGGVGFIAYYRKEGRALGEVTKFLVYNARKRQKGGDSAATYFHRTECVAGVEDARFQELMPDILHFFGITKIHNLHSMSNMKYDAIVKSGIEVVNRISIPAELIPADAQVEIEAKKAAGYFNPGEKKSAEQLDKVKGRPIDE, encoded by the coding sequence ATGAAAAGATCAGCACATGTTATTCTGACGTCGCATTCGCAACATGTTTTCAAAGACAGTTTGCCAATTCATTGGGGCGCAAAAAATCCTACAGAGCGTGGACCGATCATCGGTTCTTTGACGGACACGAAAAAACGCAACGCCATCGGCACGCACAGTGGAAGCTACGCGGTTTATCGCGCACTTTCGATTGCTCAAGGTAAGTACTCCACTCGTCATAAGCCGGATTTGAATAATACGGAAAGCCCGGTGAAAGTCGGTCCATTCCCATCATGGTCTGATCCAGATAAAATGGTTTCGATCGATCCATGGGGCTTGGACGTTCCAATTCACTTTAAAAAATTCTACGACGAAGGCTACGATGTTCGTCCGACGATCGCAGTGACTCAGGCGCATTTGCAGATTCCTGAAATTCACGATGCGATCGATGCCGGCCGTCTGCACATTGATGGGAAGATCATCAAAGAAAACCGCGATATCCGTGTTACGAAAGTGGCGCTGGAGCCTGTATGGTACTTGCCGGGGATTGCGAAACGTCTCGGTGTTGATGAAGGGGAGCTTCGTAAGATCTTATTCCAAGAAACCGGAGGGATGTTCCCTGAGCTTGTGACTCGTCCGGATATCAAAGTGATGCTTCCACCTATTGGCAGCACGACGGTTTATATTTTTGGTGACTTGCACGATCTATCAAAGCCAGATGTTGAACTTACTTGCCGCGTGCATGATGAGTGTAATGGTTCTGACGTGTTTGGTTCTGACATCTGCACATGCCGTCCTTACTTGATTTACGGTATTGAAGATGCGGCTAGAACGGCTCAGCGTGGGGGCGTTGGTTTTATCGCTTACTACCGTAAAGAGGGCCGCGCGCTTGGCGAAGTAACGAAGTTCTTGGTTTACAACGCTCGTAAGCGCCAAAAAGGCGGGGACTCTGCCGCAACTTATTTCCACCGCACGGAGTGTGTGGCGGGGGTTGAAGATGCTCGTTTCCAAGAGCTTATGCCGGATATCCTCCATTTCTTCGGTATTACGAAGATCCATAACCTGCATTCGATGTCGAATATGAAATACGATGCCATCGTGAAGAGCGGTATTGAAGTCGTGAACCGTATTTCAATTCCAGCGGAACTGATCCCGGCCGACGCACAAGTTGAAATCGAAGCGAAGAAAGCCGCGGGTTATTTCAATCCTGGCGAAAAGAAAAGTGCCGAGCAGCTCGATAAAGTGAAAGGAAGACCGATCGATGAATAA
- a CDS encoding URC4/urg3 family protein, translating into MNNSYTEKDLDFLLSPVAIRQSAEKILELTQKGETHFNYHPEKLTPVVDYVVEVIRENYPTLNIPFHSRWGHFRVGGVDRVQALEAKMSGMDAMEKARTKLDLVITSVLLDAGAGNVWSYKEKSTGKSFGRSEGLGVASFYLFMEGALSDDNAHPLRATAKGLQNLTAEKLSSAFQVTAENPLIGVEGRLSLLRNLGKTIEAKKDIFPGGRPGSIIDYLQKRHGKKLTGPQVLRAVLDGLGEIWPGRVRVAGVNLGDIWNYSKVPGGLAAFHKLSQWMTYSLMEPIAEAGFEIADVEKLTGLAEYRNGGLLLDRGLITLRDPGMAALSHRPDSELIIEWRGLTISLLDRIGAEVQKKLGKSASEFPLAKVLEGGTWWAGRKAAKALRADSSPPLKIDSDGTVF; encoded by the coding sequence ATGAATAATTCTTATACTGAAAAAGATCTGGATTTTCTTTTGTCACCTGTGGCGATTCGCCAAAGTGCCGAGAAGATTTTAGAACTCACGCAAAAAGGCGAGACACACTTCAATTACCACCCCGAGAAATTAACTCCGGTGGTAGATTACGTTGTGGAAGTGATTCGCGAAAATTATCCAACATTGAATATTCCGTTTCACTCCCGCTGGGGGCACTTCCGTGTCGGCGGCGTGGACCGTGTACAGGCTTTAGAAGCTAAAATGTCCGGTATGGATGCGATGGAAAAAGCACGCACGAAACTGGATCTTGTGATCACTTCGGTTTTGTTGGATGCGGGTGCTGGCAATGTTTGGTCTTATAAAGAAAAGAGCACCGGCAAAAGCTTTGGCCGTTCTGAGGGCTTAGGCGTTGCGAGTTTTTATCTTTTCATGGAGGGAGCGCTTTCGGATGACAACGCTCATCCACTGCGTGCAACGGCGAAGGGTTTGCAAAACCTCACAGCTGAAAAGCTTTCTAGTGCGTTCCAAGTCACAGCAGAAAATCCGCTGATCGGTGTGGAGGGACGTTTGTCTTTGCTGCGCAATTTGGGAAAAACCATTGAAGCGAAGAAAGATATTTTCCCGGGAGGTCGACCTGGCAGCATCATTGATTACTTGCAAAAACGTCACGGCAAAAAACTGACAGGGCCGCAGGTTTTGCGTGCGGTGCTCGATGGCCTTGGTGAAATCTGGCCAGGGCGCGTGCGCGTGGCTGGTGTGAACTTGGGCGATATTTGGAATTACTCGAAAGTACCAGGGGGCCTTGCAGCTTTCCACAAGCTTTCGCAGTGGATGACTTATTCTCTGATGGAACCGATTGCTGAGGCTGGTTTTGAGATCGCCGATGTTGAAAAACTGACAGGACTTGCAGAGTACCGTAATGGCGGATTGTTACTGGATCGTGGTTTGATCACTTTGCGAGACCCAGGAATGGCGGCGTTGAGCCATCGCCCTGATTCGGAACTCATTATTGAATGGCGGGGGTTGACAATTTCATTGCTCGACCGCATCGGTGCGGAAGTTCAGAAGAAATTAGGCAAGTCAGCGTCGGAATTTCCTCTCGCGAAAGTTTTGGAAGGTGGCACTTGGTGGGCCGGCCGTAAAGCGGCGAAGGCTTTGCGCGCGGACTCGTCGCCGCCTTTGAAAATTGATAGCGATGGAACGGTTTTCTAG
- a CDS encoding trypsin-like serine protease: protein MKSFLASFAILCSFLLVQCSPKNTSNVLSTSEGQGIVNGIDVKQDDPLAKSIVMLTDGKVAFCTGTLIAKDIVLTAGHCMQAGDGKLYVGFSIDGTDKNVPKLRRHLITATKRPDGFKVDKDNNFTVETDALDLMIVKFDGGTPEGYVPAELFEAPSIHPPELDKGTVVIPYGYGFTNMKKKSGLGPLRKTHVVIDEPYYGRSEFATNEVNTGTCEGDSGGPVFLRLGEKYVVAGVTSRGSDNCEEYGIYTKVNAYTDWIKATVQEFSK, encoded by the coding sequence ATGAAATCATTCCTAGCATCTTTTGCGATCCTTTGTTCATTCCTATTAGTTCAATGCAGCCCTAAAAACACCTCGAACGTTCTGTCAACGAGCGAAGGGCAGGGGATTGTCAATGGCATCGACGTGAAGCAAGACGACCCTCTCGCGAAAAGTATCGTGATGCTTACTGACGGCAAGGTTGCTTTTTGCACGGGAACTCTGATTGCGAAGGACATCGTTTTAACGGCGGGGCACTGTATGCAAGCTGGCGATGGCAAGCTCTATGTTGGCTTCAGTATTGATGGCACCGATAAGAATGTTCCTAAGTTACGTCGCCATTTGATTACCGCGACAAAGAGACCCGATGGTTTTAAGGTTGATAAAGATAATAACTTCACAGTGGAAACCGACGCTTTGGATCTCATGATCGTGAAGTTTGATGGCGGCACTCCGGAAGGGTACGTACCGGCTGAGTTGTTCGAAGCGCCGAGCATTCACCCGCCAGAGCTTGATAAGGGCACGGTGGTTATTCCCTATGGCTATGGCTTTACCAATATGAAGAAAAAATCGGGCCTTGGGCCACTTCGTAAAACCCATGTGGTGATCGATGAGCCTTACTATGGTCGCTCCGAGTTTGCTACCAATGAGGTGAATACCGGTACATGCGAAGGGGACTCCGGCGGACCCGTGTTCTTGCGCTTGGGTGAAAAGTACGTCGTCGCCGGTGTTACTAGCCGCGGGAGTGATAATTGCGAAGAGTACGGCATTTACACCAAGGTGAATGCTTACACTGATTGGATTAAAGCCACGGTTCAAGAGTTCAGCAAGTAG
- a CDS encoding glucosaminidase domain-containing protein, with protein sequence MKRLAARNNKSLSLLTTALVTGSLVLSACQGGGFNTNGAEILRPPTSANPKVANDLQKLQNPQSSQYSQLETPVERDSFMNDLTEQNPTYSDEEIAQDAEDQYQKQLEKQREEKKKHEHQKQSGQPSEQQEPDEQPEPAKSGKNGHGTGYQPEKPSQPVTPAKPKPKTPQKPEAPVTPTTPKEGGAPAAPAKKPQQPAQPPAPAEQAPAAGDFCRRLKVVTGKGEMDLKELYNDDSALAKSMPTAELENLRSEEKKNRFVCVLLPIAIRMEEAVYKQRREVLRLQKKQADNVQLTAEDQAWLKKIKEDYYVDEKGSYADILARVDIVPLPLLLTMAALESGWGRSTVARKLKNLFGMHGNPKTQPCEYGYDHACMRKFDTISDNVAAYIELLNRGPYQKFRDARAKMRAERKALNSDVLLEALASSYNENPAKYIKDVRRIMSTDNNFGQFVFKEDQVEIDKK encoded by the coding sequence ATGAAAAGACTGGCGGCACGTAATAACAAATCTTTGAGTCTCTTAACAACGGCTCTTGTCACCGGAAGCCTCGTGCTTTCAGCCTGCCAAGGCGGCGGCTTTAACACGAACGGGGCGGAGATTCTTCGCCCGCCGACATCTGCGAATCCGAAGGTCGCAAACGACCTGCAAAAGCTGCAAAACCCCCAGTCTTCGCAATACTCTCAGCTTGAAACGCCGGTTGAGCGTGACAGCTTCATGAATGACTTAACAGAACAAAACCCAACTTACAGTGATGAGGAGATTGCCCAAGATGCCGAAGATCAATATCAAAAACAGCTCGAAAAACAGCGTGAAGAAAAGAAAAAGCATGAGCACCAGAAGCAGAGCGGTCAGCCGAGTGAGCAGCAAGAGCCCGATGAGCAACCTGAACCTGCAAAATCTGGTAAAAATGGTCATGGCACTGGTTACCAGCCTGAGAAACCGTCTCAGCCTGTAACTCCAGCAAAGCCGAAGCCGAAGACTCCGCAAAAACCGGAAGCTCCGGTGACGCCGACCACTCCAAAAGAGGGCGGCGCTCCGGCGGCACCAGCCAAGAAGCCCCAGCAACCGGCTCAGCCGCCAGCTCCGGCTGAACAGGCGCCCGCGGCGGGTGATTTCTGCCGTCGCTTGAAAGTCGTTACTGGTAAAGGCGAAATGGATTTGAAAGAGCTTTACAATGATGACTCAGCGTTGGCGAAGTCCATGCCAACAGCAGAGCTTGAGAATTTACGCTCTGAAGAAAAGAAGAACCGCTTCGTTTGCGTTTTGCTCCCGATCGCGATCCGCATGGAAGAAGCCGTTTACAAACAACGCCGAGAAGTCCTCCGTCTTCAAAAAAAGCAGGCGGATAATGTTCAGTTGACAGCCGAAGATCAGGCTTGGCTGAAGAAAATCAAGGAAGACTACTACGTCGATGAGAAGGGCAGCTATGCCGACATCTTGGCCCGCGTTGATATCGTCCCATTGCCATTGCTTTTGACGATGGCTGCACTGGAAAGTGGCTGGGGCCGCAGCACCGTGGCTCGCAAGCTTAAGAATCTTTTTGGCATGCACGGGAACCCAAAGACTCAGCCGTGCGAATACGGTTACGACCATGCCTGCATGAGGAAGTTTGATACCATCAGCGATAACGTTGCTGCCTATATTGAGCTCTTGAATCGCGGCCCTTATCAGAAGTTCCGTGACGCTCGTGCAAAAATGCGTGCGGAGAGAAAAGCTTTAAATAGCGATGTCTTACTAGAAGCTTTAGCTTCGAGCTACAACGAAAATCCAGCCAAGTATATTAAAGATGTCCGCAGAATCATGAGCACAGACAATAACTTCGGTCAGTTCGTGTTCAAAGAAGACCAAGTTGAGATTGACAAGAAGTAA
- a CDS encoding aldehyde dehydrogenase family protein, protein MSVKIPGTPIQVENFVNGKFQKASGTAMTVLSPYNGKVIGEMNATTAAEVDTAAKAAKKAQAEWANVPLKERTKVMFNFRQILLRDLDEISHLKSSESGKSFAEGKAGLMKGIEVLEFAIALQNMDLGGKVEVSRGVSCEYRREPLGVIANITPFNFPAMVPMWTIPIALTLGNAYIWKPSEKTPLTSMRIAAALKEAGLPDGLFQVLQGGRETVEAIIDHKDVKAIGFVGSTPVAKAVYERGTRQGKRVLALGGAKNHIVLLPDANPELSGMGISDSFTGCAGQRCMAAAVLLAVGDVDKHIAKIVERAQSLVLGEDMGAIITKSQVEFLTKAIGNAEKNGAKILVDGRKAKAPAGLEGGNWIGPTVIDNVTPGSEAATLELFGPVLSIVRCKDISHAMEIENSVEYGNACSVFTSSGNLAEKVIRMASTGMVGVNVGVPVPREPFSFGGVNASKFGHGDITGHHSLDFWSNIKKVTVKWEKQDDNNWMS, encoded by the coding sequence ATGAGCGTGAAGATTCCAGGGACACCAATTCAAGTTGAAAACTTCGTGAATGGGAAATTCCAAAAAGCATCGGGCACCGCGATGACGGTTCTGAGCCCCTACAACGGCAAAGTCATTGGCGAGATGAATGCAACCACAGCAGCTGAAGTTGATACGGCCGCAAAAGCCGCCAAAAAAGCCCAAGCAGAGTGGGCGAACGTGCCACTCAAAGAACGCACGAAAGTGATGTTCAACTTCCGCCAAATTTTGCTGCGCGATCTTGATGAAATCTCTCACTTAAAAAGTTCTGAGTCTGGAAAAAGTTTTGCTGAAGGCAAAGCCGGCCTGATGAAGGGGATCGAAGTTTTGGAGTTTGCGATTGCACTTCAGAACATGGATCTCGGTGGCAAAGTCGAAGTCTCTCGCGGGGTTTCCTGTGAATACCGCCGTGAGCCTCTTGGTGTGATTGCGAATATCACGCCGTTCAACTTCCCGGCGATGGTGCCGATGTGGACGATTCCGATCGCGTTGACTTTGGGAAATGCTTACATCTGGAAGCCGTCTGAAAAAACTCCTCTCACGTCTATGCGAATTGCGGCGGCTTTGAAAGAAGCTGGTTTGCCGGATGGTTTGTTCCAAGTTCTGCAAGGCGGCCGCGAAACTGTGGAAGCCATCATTGATCACAAAGACGTCAAGGCGATCGGCTTCGTCGGCTCGACTCCGGTGGCAAAGGCTGTTTATGAACGGGGGACTCGCCAAGGCAAGCGCGTGCTGGCTTTGGGAGGCGCAAAAAATCACATCGTTCTTTTGCCGGATGCGAATCCGGAACTTTCTGGTATGGGGATCAGCGACTCCTTCACGGGCTGCGCGGGTCAGCGTTGTATGGCCGCAGCCGTTTTGCTCGCTGTCGGTGACGTTGATAAACACATCGCAAAAATCGTTGAACGGGCGCAGTCTTTGGTTTTGGGCGAAGACATGGGTGCCATCATCACCAAGTCTCAAGTGGAGTTCTTAACTAAAGCCATCGGCAATGCCGAGAAGAACGGCGCTAAAATTCTGGTGGACGGCCGCAAGGCGAAAGCGCCGGCGGGACTCGAAGGCGGGAACTGGATCGGTCCCACAGTGATCGACAATGTCACTCCGGGCAGTGAGGCTGCGACGCTGGAACTTTTTGGTCCGGTTCTCAGCATCGTTCGTTGCAAAGACATTTCACACGCCATGGAAATCGAAAACAGTGTCGAGTACGGCAATGCCTGCTCGGTATTTACTTCCAGCGGAAATCTCGCTGAGAAGGTCATTCGTATGGCATCCACAGGAATGGTCGGCGTGAACGTCGGCGTTCCAGTGCCGCGCGAGCCGTTCTCGTTCGGCGGCGTGAACGCCTCCAAGTTTGGTCACGGTGATATCACCGGCCACCACTCTTTGGATTTCTGGAGCAATATTAAAAAAGTCACAGTTAAATGGGAAAAACAAGACGACAACAACTGGATGTCGTAA